Proteins encoded by one window of Rhizobium sp. NLR16a:
- a CDS encoding ArsR family transcriptional regulator — protein MMERSFLTIAAGENSEAIRALSAPARIEILKLLCAKGPLNINDIAQTLSLPQSTVATGIQILEDAGLVDSRLAKARKGNQKICSAVYSEILISFEESAAQRANNIIEVEMPVGLYTSCDVHAPCGLCSTESVIGPLDVPDYFLDPQRMQAGLVWFGRGYVEYKFPNNAKVLNKEIRAIEFSLELSSEVPGTNPDWPSDITLWVNGMAIGTWTSPGDYGDKRGAFTPAWWKLEGSQYGTMKTWRISTRGTFIDGIAASNITLSDLALGQHSSIRLRVGIAENAGHTGGVNIFGRGFGNHGRDIIMRLHV, from the coding sequence ATGATGGAACGTTCGTTTTTAACGATCGCCGCCGGCGAGAATAGTGAGGCCATTCGAGCGCTTTCGGCGCCGGCGCGGATCGAGATCTTGAAGCTGCTCTGCGCCAAGGGACCGCTCAACATCAACGATATCGCCCAGACGCTTTCCCTGCCGCAATCCACCGTCGCCACCGGCATCCAGATCCTCGAGGATGCCGGGCTGGTCGATTCCAGGCTCGCCAAGGCGCGCAAGGGCAACCAGAAGATCTGCTCGGCGGTCTATAGCGAAATCCTGATCAGCTTCGAGGAAAGTGCGGCGCAGCGGGCCAACAATATCATCGAGGTCGAGATGCCGGTCGGGCTCTATACGAGCTGCGACGTGCATGCGCCCTGCGGCCTCTGCTCGACCGAAAGCGTCATCGGCCCGCTCGATGTGCCCGACTATTTCCTCGATCCGCAGCGCATGCAGGCTGGGCTCGTCTGGTTCGGCCGCGGCTATGTCGAATATAAATTTCCAAACAATGCCAAGGTGTTGAACAAGGAAATCCGGGCGATCGAATTTTCGCTGGAGCTGTCGTCCGAGGTGCCGGGCACCAATCCGGACTGGCCGTCCGACATCACGCTCTGGGTCAACGGCATGGCGATCGGCACCTGGACCTCGCCCGGCGATTACGGCGACAAGCGCGGCGCCTTCACCCCGGCCTGGTGGAAGCTCGAGGGTTCGCAATACGGGACGATGAAAACCTGGCGGATCTCGACGCGCGGCACCTTTATCGACGGTATCGCCGCATCGAATATCACGCTCAGCGATCTGGCGCTTGGCCAGCATTCCTCGATCCGGCTGCGCGTCGGCATCGCCGAGAACGCCGGCCATACCGGCGGCGTCAATATCTTCGGCCGCGGCTTCGGCAATCACGGCCGCGATATCATCATGCGGCTGCATGTGTGA
- a CDS encoding type II toxin-antitoxin system VapB family antitoxin yields MRSTINLDDALMQKAKALTGTKETAALVRQALETLVRVESGKRLIALGGTMPEAEAAPRRRSAVAK; encoded by the coding sequence ACCTCGACGACGCTCTCATGCAAAAAGCCAAGGCCCTGACCGGCACAAAAGAAACTGCCGCTCTCGTCCGCCAAGCGTTGGAGACACTTGTCCGGGTGGAATCCGGAAAACGCCTCATCGCGCTCGGGGGAACCATGCCGGAGGCAGAGGCAGCCCCACGACGCCGGAGCGCCGTGGCCAAGTGA
- a CDS encoding alpha-N-arabinofuranosidase — protein sequence MKTNVVAHRDFRIATIDARLYSSFLEHLGRAIYGGIYEPGHPTADEDGFRRDVLDLVRELDTPYCRYPGGNFVSAYNWEDGVGPRSERPVRLDLAWRTREANQVGVNEFVDWCKKANTKPMLAVNLGSRGLDAARNFLEYCNHPGGTYWSDLRRKHGWSDPHDVKLWCLGNEMDGPWQVGHKSAYEYGRLADETAKAMRGFDKSLELVVCGSSNSDMKTYPQWEAEVLDQCYDSADYISLHMYFANREKNTLNYLARATKLDRYITTIGGVIDYIKAKKRSKKTIGISFDEWNVWYHSNQQDKEILARDEWPDAPHLLEDVYNFEDVLQVGGILNTFIRRSDRVRIACIAQLVNVIAPIMTEDGGAAWRQTIYYPFYYASRYGRGSALQLVVDGPTYDSDEENEVPYLDVSAVHSEDGRSLTFFAVNRHPDTALDLDVRLEGFGGARLIEQVEMTHGDLEAVNTARRPETVVPAKVDSAKIEDGRVRAALKPLSYNVIRLSV from the coding sequence TTGAAGACGAATGTCGTTGCCCACCGCGATTTTCGCATCGCGACCATTGACGCCAGGCTCTACAGCTCGTTTCTCGAGCATCTCGGCAGAGCGATCTACGGCGGCATCTACGAGCCCGGACATCCGACGGCCGATGAAGACGGCTTCCGCCGCGACGTGCTCGATCTGGTGCGTGAGCTCGACACGCCCTACTGCCGTTATCCCGGCGGCAATTTCGTCTCGGCCTATAATTGGGAAGACGGCGTCGGCCCGCGTTCGGAGCGCCCGGTGCGCCTCGACCTTGCCTGGCGCACCCGCGAGGCCAACCAGGTCGGCGTCAACGAATTCGTCGACTGGTGCAAGAAGGCCAATACCAAGCCGATGCTCGCCGTCAACCTCGGCTCCCGCGGCCTCGACGCCGCCCGCAATTTCCTCGAATATTGCAATCATCCCGGCGGCACCTACTGGTCGGACCTGCGCCGCAAGCACGGCTGGTCCGATCCGCATGATGTCAAACTCTGGTGCCTCGGCAACGAGATGGACGGCCCCTGGCAGGTCGGCCACAAATCGGCCTATGAATATGGCCGGCTGGCGGACGAGACGGCGAAAGCCATGCGCGGCTTCGACAAGTCGCTCGAGCTCGTCGTCTGCGGCTCGTCGAATTCCGACATGAAGACCTATCCGCAATGGGAGGCCGAGGTTCTCGACCAGTGCTATGACAGCGCCGACTACATCTCGCTGCACATGTATTTCGCCAACCGCGAGAAGAACACGCTGAACTATCTCGCCCGAGCGACCAAGCTCGACCGCTACATCACCACGATCGGCGGCGTCATCGATTACATCAAGGCGAAGAAGCGCTCGAAGAAGACGATCGGCATTTCCTTCGACGAATGGAACGTCTGGTATCATTCCAACCAGCAGGACAAGGAGATCCTGGCGCGCGACGAATGGCCGGATGCGCCGCATCTGCTTGAGGACGTCTATAATTTCGAGGACGTGCTGCAGGTCGGCGGCATCCTCAACACCTTCATCCGCCGCTCCGACCGGGTCCGCATCGCCTGCATCGCCCAGCTCGTCAACGTCATCGCCCCGATCATGACCGAGGATGGTGGTGCGGCCTGGCGCCAGACGATCTATTATCCCTTCTATTACGCCTCGCGATATGGCCGCGGATCGGCGCTGCAGCTCGTCGTCGACGGCCCGACCTATGACAGCGACGAGGAGAACGAGGTTCCCTATCTCGACGTCTCGGCCGTGCATTCCGAGGATGGCCGGTCGCTGACCTTCTTTGCCGTCAACCGCCACCCCGATACGGCGCTCGATCTCGACGTGCGGCTGGAAGGTTTCGGCGGCGCCCGGCTGATCGAGCAGGTGGAAATGACCCATGGCGATCTCGAAGCGGTCAACACCGCGCGGCGGCCGGAGACGGTGGTGCCCGCCAAGGTCGACAGCGCCAAGATCGAAGACGGACGGGTGCGGGCGGCGCTGAAACCGCTGTCCTACAACGTCATCCGGCTGTCGGTGTGA
- a CDS encoding plasmid stabilization protein — MASMTIRNLDEGLKQRLRVRAATHGRSMEDEARDILRTALATPSRQRATWPRSFAPACSPVGGVELEIPPREPIRDAPDFDA, encoded by the coding sequence ATGGCCAGCATGACGATCCGCAATCTGGATGAGGGATTGAAGCAGCGGCTGCGCGTTCGCGCCGCGACGCATGGCCGTTCCATGGAAGATGAAGCACGCGATATTCTGCGTACGGCACTTGCGACCCCGAGCCGGCAGCGCGCAACCTGGCCGAGATCATTCGCGCCCGCCTGCAGCCCGGTCGGGGGAGTTGAACTCGAAATTCCACCCCGAGAGCCGATCCGCGACGCGCCGGACTTCGACGCGTGA
- a CDS encoding type II toxin-antitoxin system VapC family toxin has product MILADTSIWIDHFRHADPELRKIIEDDRLLCHPAVIGELALGSLRNRGSVIAFLAAQREVAVATHDEVMVMIDRHNIFSMGIGYTDAHLLASVLLDRRAALWTRDKRLQGAAGKAGVSLYTPVDRRS; this is encoded by the coding sequence GTGATTCTGGCGGACACTTCGATTTGGATTGATCATTTCCGCCATGCCGATCCAGAGCTGCGCAAGATTATCGAGGATGATCGTCTCCTGTGCCATCCGGCTGTGATTGGCGAGTTGGCTCTTGGCAGCCTTCGCAATCGCGGCAGCGTTATCGCTTTCCTCGCGGCCCAACGCGAAGTCGCCGTCGCCACACACGACGAAGTCATGGTGATGATTGATCGCCACAACATTTTCAGCATGGGCATTGGCTATACGGATGCCCATTTGCTGGCCTCGGTCCTCCTTGATCGGCGAGCAGCCCTCTGGACCAGAGACAAGCGTCTGCAGGGAGCAGCCGGAAAGGCGGGCGTTTCACTATACACCCCGGTCGATAGGCGCAGCTAA